AACTAAATCAGCCCTTAGATTGAATCCAGAAATTGAAAGGATTGTGCTTGCAGATAAAAATTGAATTGTAATAGCTACCTCGATCCCTGCATCATCACCGATAATCTTCAGATATTCATTTCTGATATCACCTGCCCCATGCCAATACCCTTGCTGAGTCAGCTGCTTGCGATCGCCTCAGATCAAGCAACCGTTTGGAATTTACAGGTGGTGTTGCGTGATGCTTTAGCCACGATTCATGATCTCGGTTCGCTCGGTGCGATCGCTTTTATTGGACTCTACATAGTAGCCACAGTTGCTTTCTTCCCTGGTATTCTCCTCACGCTTGGTGCAGGTGTCCTGTTTGGCGTTGTCTGGGGATCACTTTATGTTTTTATCGGTGCAACTCTAGGAGCGATCGTTGCTTTTTTAGTGGGGCGCTATCTTACTCGTCGTTGGGTCTATCGGCAGCTTAC
The sequence above is a segment of the Synechococcus elongatus PCC 11801 genome. Coding sequences within it:
- a CDS encoding TVP38/TMEM64 family protein — encoded protein: MNCNSYLDPCIITDNLQIFISDITCPMPIPLLSQLLAIASDQATVWNLQVVLRDALATIHDLGSLGAIAFIGLYIVATVAFFPGILLTLGAGVLFGVVWGSLYVFIGATLGAIVAFLVGRYLTRRWVYRQLTSHPKFQAIDRAMGKSGLKIVLLTRLSPLFPFNFLNYAYGVTSVTLKDYAIASIGMLPGTVLYVYMGSLAGDLASLSVGDLSKPKVADWAFHGLGFFATVAVTLYVTRIARQALQTVVSSAGE